In one Nicotiana tomentosiformis chromosome 6, ASM39032v3, whole genome shotgun sequence genomic region, the following are encoded:
- the LOC138894308 gene encoding nuclear polyadenylated RNA-binding protein 3-like produces the protein MVRLSAEGEAKTLTDKSVSDNDDTAFLNKTEMNEMMNNLEATKVVSETGGSEEAYVELALSEQSVIVYQDDGTAIQEENNITEVELPNEEYSLKEVKSNQTDGVLGEGGENFGEERNDEDATDNGEDNDLENGKNTKEKNEGGAETLNGECLLKEEGYNQTDAVVGEEDDDSGIDNSEDNNQENVKNIEEKNEEGVAGVDKDNKGDTMEEDAIDNDEDINQENRQITVEKNEGGVASVDKDNKRHCIRVKPGPWDT, from the coding sequence ATGGTTCGTCTGAGTGCAGAAGGCGAGGCCAAGACTTTAACTGATAAATCAGTTTCAGACAATGATGATACTGCTTTTTTGAATAAAACTGAGATGAATGAGATGATGAACAATCTAGAAGCAACTAAAGTTGTCTCTGAAACTGGAGGTTCAGAGGAGGCTTATGTGGAATTAGCATTAAGTGAGCAAAGTGTAATAGTTTATCAGGATGATGGAACTGCCATACAAGAAGAAAACAATATAACTGAAGTTGAACTGCCGAATGAGGAGTATTCTTTAAAGGAAGTCAAAAGTAATCAAACAGATGGTGTGCTGGGAGAAGGGGGAGAAAATTTTGGTGAGGAAAGGAACGACGAAGATGCCACTGATAACGGTGAAGATAATGACCTAGAAAATGGAAAAAATACAAAGGAGAAAAATGAGGGAGGTGCTGAAACGTTGAACGGAGAGTGTTTGTTAAAGGAAGAAGGATATAATCAAACAGATGCAGTGGTGGGAGAAGAAGATGATGACAGTGGAATTGATAACAGCGAAGATAATAACCAAGAAAATGTAAAAAATATAGAAGAGAAAAACGAGGAAGGTGTTGCAGGTGTGGATAAAGATAACAAAGGTGATACAATGGAAGAAGATGCTATTGATAACGACGAAGATATTAACCAAGAAAATAGACAAATCACGGTGGAGAAAAATGAGGGAGGTGTTGCGAGTGTAGATAAAGATAACAAAAGACATTGTATAAGGGTGAAACCGGGCCCATGGGACACCTAG